Proteins co-encoded in one endosymbiont 'TC1' of Trimyema compressum genomic window:
- a CDS encoding DUF3343 domain-containing protein encodes MTYIYITFSSTHDALTFENTFKGRFPFRIVPVPREISTSCGIAARLDEKDSKTLEDALKKHPVAYGEIHKITKQKPF; translated from the coding sequence ATGACCTATATTTACATTACATTTTCCTCAACACATGATGCACTAACTTTTGAAAATACATTTAAAGGACGATTCCCTTTTAGAATAGTACCTGTACCTAGAGAAATTAGTACATCATGTGGCATTGCTGCAAGACTTGATGAAAAAGATTCAAAAACCCTTGAAGATGCTTTAAAGAAACATCCGGTTGCCTATGGGGAAATTCATAAAATCACTAAACAAAAACCGTTTTAG
- a CDS encoding aminotransferase class V-fold PLP-dependent enzyme yields the protein MEVYLDYGATSYKKPAVVFEAMSSFFNNNNTNPGRGGYQLAVEAGQCVFQARANILKFFNGSLEDQVIFTKNVTEALNIVIKGLANKSDHFLISSIEHNSVYRTIDYLAQIGLITYDIVAVLPSGEFSFESLENKKRNNTKAFILNHASNVSGHIMPINDIGKYCRENNILLVVDGAQSAGILPVDFQNQPMDVFCFTGHKHLMGPMGTGGFLIKKSLGESIPPLIHGGTGSLSENALMPGFLPDHFEAGTVNAVGIAGLGAAVEYLLEKSILQLEGKEKDLHNRLYKGLLDSVPNIHFYGNMAVPKIGVMSFNIENVDNGEFADYLDEYFQIMARSGLHCSPLAHETFSDLRGSIRFSVGHYTTDEEVDYVLNCFDSLF from the coding sequence ATGGAAGTTTATTTAGATTATGGGGCAACAAGTTATAAAAAGCCAGCAGTGGTTTTTGAAGCTATGTCATCTTTTTTTAATAACAATAATACTAATCCTGGCAGAGGAGGATACCAGTTAGCTGTTGAAGCAGGTCAATGTGTTTTTCAAGCCAGAGCCAATATTCTGAAATTTTTTAATGGCAGTTTGGAAGACCAAGTTATTTTTACAAAAAATGTAACGGAAGCTCTTAATATTGTAATAAAGGGATTAGCTAATAAAAGTGATCATTTTTTAATTTCATCTATTGAGCATAACAGTGTCTATAGAACTATTGATTATTTAGCACAAATCGGTTTAATTACCTATGACATTGTAGCAGTATTGCCATCAGGTGAGTTTTCTTTTGAGAGTTTGGAAAATAAAAAGAGAAATAATACAAAGGCTTTTATTTTAAATCACGCCTCTAATGTTTCAGGTCACATTATGCCAATTAATGATATTGGCAAATATTGCCGAGAAAATAATATTCTTTTAGTTGTTGATGGTGCTCAAAGTGCAGGTATATTGCCTGTTGATTTTCAAAATCAACCAATGGATGTTTTTTGTTTTACTGGACATAAACATTTAATGGGACCTATGGGAACCGGTGGTTTTTTAATTAAAAAATCATTAGGTGAGTCCATACCACCCCTCATTCACGGAGGAACAGGTAGTTTATCAGAAAATGCTCTAATGCCTGGATTTTTACCTGATCATTTTGAAGCTGGTACTGTCAATGCAGTTGGGATAGCTGGGTTGGGTGCGGCTGTTGAGTATCTTCTTGAGAAAAGTATTCTACAACTGGAAGGAAAAGAAAAGGACCTTCATAACAGATTATATAAAGGTCTTTTAGATAGTGTTCCTAATATTCATTTTTATGGTAATATGGCTGTTCCTAAAATTGGGGTCATGTCTTTTAATATTGAAAATGTCGATAATGGTGAGTTTGCTGATTATCTTGATGAATATTTTCAAATAATGGCTAGAAGTGGCTTACATTGTTCTCCTTTAGCCCATGAGACATTTTCAGATTTAAGAGGAAGTATTCGCTTTTCAGTGGGACATTATACTACTGATGAAGAAGTTGATTATGTTTTAAACTGTTTTGATAGTTTATTCTAA
- a CDS encoding LemA family protein — protein sequence MVWIIVGVIILLIIVFFVAFYNRLVGLKNKVKEAFSTIGVYLKKRYDLIPNLVETVKGYANHEKSTLENVTQARNVAMGATNAEDKFAAENMLTGTLKSLFAVAESYPDLKANTNFLDLQRQLQAIEDEIAMSRKYYNANVREYNIAVQSFPNNIVAGITGFKEEPYFEVDEASTQPVEVKFND from the coding sequence ATGGTATGGATTATTGTAGGCGTAATCATTTTATTGATTATAGTATTTTTTGTTGCATTTTATAACCGTTTAGTAGGTTTGAAAAACAAAGTCAAAGAAGCCTTTTCCACTATCGGCGTATATCTTAAGAAAAGGTATGACTTAATTCCTAATTTAGTGGAGACTGTAAAAGGTTATGCGAATCATGAGAAGAGTACATTGGAAAATGTTACCCAGGCGAGAAATGTAGCTATGGGCGCAACCAATGCTGAGGATAAATTCGCAGCTGAAAATATGCTTACTGGCACATTAAAGAGCTTATTTGCTGTAGCTGAAAGCTATCCTGATTTAAAAGCAAATACAAATTTTTTAGATTTGCAAAGACAGCTTCAAGCTATTGAAGATGAAATTGCTATGAGCAGAAAATATTATAATGCAAACGTAAGAGAATACAATATTGCTGTTCAATCTTTCCCAAATAACATTGTTGCTGGTATTACTGGATTTAAGGAAGAGCCTTACTTTGAAGTAGATGAAGCGAGCACACAACCTGTGGAGGTTAAATTTAATGATTAA
- a CDS encoding DUF2207 family protein codes for MIKMYRKQLLVAVTLICFFAAALTGSCLFASSTNNTGNYRVTNYDVNINITDENFYEVQESIFVNFPVPKHGIFKFIPYRFSENRNVFPRIENINVLDYPFDVSTDSSEGTSVKVLKIGDADKELTGNYVYKINFDYKVGKIPGNQQFIYYNIMGNMSTNIDKGRIRIQLPKAIDDSKIQFFQGAIGSKTAFTNFGYDDVNKAIVADVVKPIGPNEFLTVFIPVPDDYFSAAAILSSTYDAFLPGYLVASIVVLIVILLLWFFFGRSHKIVSVVEFYPPEGLSPIAVDKYLRETDLDVVTPDKVKKCSSLFYYLANKGYLNISFEDKDNFILKKTNKSLGEEADHIIYFYNSIFKEKDEVAKADIEKDYYEIASNTISMLPACKVVEGKSKGFMVLGFILACIPVIPIIIGLADKTPVGMFVSIVIYLATLIILSISGNILEKSISGIGRGKGGSFIVTIVTIIGGSLILMLVTGVVSLVVLYLLFGFSFLWSFFIIKRNADQAMLMGRLKGFRTFIDKAKKDELEKLINESPMYFYDILPYAHVFGVTKVWIDKFKDIDVVQPDWYQGNSGVPFTYLWIYGGLMNSMNSAVDTGIRSSSIGQFNSAGGGTGGGGGFSGGGFGGGGGGSW; via the coding sequence ATGATTAAAATGTATAGAAAGCAGCTGCTAGTAGCTGTTACTTTAATATGTTTTTTTGCAGCTGCTCTTACGGGTAGCTGCCTTTTTGCTAGTAGTACTAATAATACAGGTAATTATAGAGTCACTAATTATGATGTAAATATAAATATAACGGATGAGAATTTTTACGAAGTACAAGAAAGTATCTTTGTTAATTTCCCAGTACCAAAACATGGAATTTTTAAATTTATACCTTATCGTTTTTCAGAAAACAGAAATGTATTTCCAAGAATCGAGAATATTAATGTTCTCGATTATCCTTTTGATGTATCTACAGACAGTAGTGAGGGGACATCAGTCAAAGTACTTAAAATTGGAGATGCAGATAAGGAATTAACAGGTAATTATGTTTATAAGATAAACTTTGATTATAAAGTTGGTAAAATACCTGGAAATCAGCAATTTATTTATTACAATATTATGGGTAATATGTCTACTAATATAGATAAAGGAAGAATTAGAATTCAATTACCTAAAGCCATTGACGATAGTAAAATACAATTTTTCCAAGGTGCTATTGGTTCTAAAACAGCGTTTACTAATTTTGGTTATGATGATGTTAATAAGGCTATTGTAGCAGATGTAGTAAAACCTATAGGGCCTAATGAGTTTTTAACAGTCTTTATTCCTGTGCCTGATGACTATTTTTCAGCAGCCGCTATACTGTCATCTACCTATGATGCTTTTTTACCAGGCTATTTAGTTGCTTCAATTGTGGTGTTAATCGTTATTTTGTTATTATGGTTCTTCTTTGGCAGAAGCCATAAAATTGTATCCGTTGTAGAATTTTATCCACCTGAAGGCTTATCTCCAATTGCTGTGGATAAGTATTTGAGAGAAACGGATTTAGATGTGGTAACACCTGACAAAGTAAAAAAATGTAGTAGTTTGTTTTATTACTTAGCAAATAAAGGTTATCTGAATATTTCTTTTGAAGATAAGGATAACTTTATTTTAAAGAAAACCAATAAATCCTTAGGAGAAGAAGCAGATCACATTATTTACTTTTATAATAGTATCTTCAAAGAAAAAGATGAAGTGGCTAAGGCAGATATTGAAAAAGATTATTATGAAATTGCAAGCAATACTATTTCCATGCTTCCTGCATGTAAAGTTGTTGAAGGTAAGAGCAAAGGCTTTATGGTCCTAGGCTTTATTTTGGCTTGTATTCCTGTGATTCCTATTATTATAGGTCTGGCAGATAAAACACCTGTAGGCATGTTTGTAAGCATTGTTATATATTTAGCTACATTGATTATTCTTTCCATTAGCGGTAATATTCTTGAAAAAAGTATTTCTGGTATTGGTAGAGGTAAAGGAGGTTCATTTATTGTTACTATCGTGACAATTATAGGCGGTAGCCTAATTTTAATGCTTGTGACGGGTGTGGTTTCTTTAGTTGTGCTATATTTACTTTTTGGTTTTTCTTTCCTCTGGAGTTTTTTCATCATAAAAAGGAATGCTGACCAAGCCATGTTAATGGGCCGCTTAAAAGGATTTAGAACTTTTATTGATAAAGCAAAAAAAGATGAGCTGGAAAAGCTCATTAATGAATCACCTATGTATTTTTATGATATTCTACCTTATGCTCATGTTTTTGGGGTAACTAAGGTTTGGATTGATAAATTTAAAGATATTGATGTTGTTCAGCCTGATTGGTATCAAGGTAACAGCGGTGTGCCATTTACCTATCTCTGGATATATGGTGGTTTAATGAACAGTATGAATAGTGCTGTTGATACAGGTATTCGATCTAGTAGTATTGGTCAGTTTAATTCTGCTGGTGGTGGCACTGGTGGTGGAGGGGGATTCTCCGGTGGCGGATTTGGCGGTGGTGGAGGGGGTTCTTGGTAA
- the rpoD gene encoding RNA polymerase sigma factor RpoD, which produces MRKAKATKKVTKDDVLEADIDLAISDSKKEQLQGIITDIIKGNKSAITLSTREEIKDSYKDLELSLEEFTFIYDELEKQGLDILNDEIDEIEEAKPLDLSVSEGVSTDDPVRMYLKEIGRVDLLTSEEEIVLAKRMESGDDEAKKELAEANLRLVVSIAKRYVGRGMLFLDLIQEGNLGLIKAIDKFDYTKGFKFSTYATWWIRQAITRAIADQARTIRIPVHMVETINKYIRVSRQLLQEKGREPLPEEIAEEMDVTLDKIREIQKISLEPVSLETPIGEEEDSHLGDFVEDEGALSPPDIAAFMLLKKQLEEVLDTLTEREKKVLTLRFGLDDGRSRTLEEVGKEFGVTRERIRQIEAKALRKLKHPSRSKKLKDYLD; this is translated from the coding sequence ATGAGGAAAGCTAAGGCGACAAAAAAAGTGACTAAAGACGATGTGCTAGAAGCTGATATTGATCTCGCAATTAGTGACAGTAAAAAAGAACAACTTCAAGGAATTATTACAGATATTATTAAAGGCAACAAGTCTGCCATTACATTATCAACTAGGGAAGAGATTAAAGATAGCTATAAGGATTTAGAGTTATCTTTAGAAGAATTTACTTTTATTTATGATGAACTTGAAAAACAGGGTTTAGATATTTTAAATGATGAGATTGATGAGATTGAAGAAGCGAAACCTTTAGACTTATCTGTCTCTGAAGGGGTTTCAACTGATGATCCAGTTCGTATGTACTTAAAAGAAATTGGACGTGTTGATCTTTTAACTTCAGAAGAAGAAATTGTATTGGCAAAGCGTATGGAATCTGGCGATGATGAAGCCAAAAAAGAACTAGCAGAAGCAAATCTGAGACTGGTAGTTAGTATTGCAAAGCGCTATGTTGGTAGAGGTATGTTGTTTTTGGATTTGATTCAGGAAGGAAACTTGGGACTTATTAAGGCTATTGATAAATTTGATTACACAAAAGGTTTTAAATTTAGTACGTATGCTACTTGGTGGATTCGTCAAGCCATTACTAGAGCAATTGCTGACCAAGCAAGGACAATCCGTATACCTGTTCATATGGTAGAAACTATTAATAAATATATTCGTGTTTCAAGACAATTGCTACAGGAAAAAGGCCGTGAACCGCTACCAGAGGAAATTGCTGAGGAAATGGATGTTACTTTAGATAAGATTAGAGAAATCCAAAAAATTTCTTTAGAACCAGTTTCTTTGGAAACACCAATTGGCGAAGAAGAAGATAGTCACCTTGGTGATTTTGTTGAAGATGAAGGTGCTTTGTCTCCTCCTGATATTGCTGCTTTTATGCTTTTGAAAAAGCAGTTAGAGGAAGTTCTGGACACATTAACTGAGCGAGAAAAGAAAGTATTAACACTTCGTTTCGGATTAGATGATGGGAGAAGTAGAACCTTGGAGGAAGTTGGTAAAGAATTTGGAGTAACTAGGGAAAGAATTCGACAAATCGAAGCCAAAGCATTAAGAAAATTGAAACATCCTAGTAGAAGTAAGAAACTTAAAGATTATTTAGATTAA